A genomic segment from Blastococcus sp. PRF04-17 encodes:
- a CDS encoding aldehyde dehydrogenase (NADP(+)), giving the protein MTIFGASIIAGRQFRGGHGSVRAVDPATGEQLEPEFCFAGPEEIEQATAAATEAFDAYRATTPEERARFLERIADNLVEIKDEIVARSHRESGLPVGRLTGEHDRTTNQLRLFARELRLGAHLEVRIDEAQPQRQPAPAPDLRQRQIPLGPVLVFGASNFPLAFSTAGGDTASALAAGCPVIVKGHNSHAGTAELAGQAIARAVSDQGLPPGVFSLLFGPGTTIGQQLAAHPAVAAIAFTGSRAGGTALMRTAADRAVPIPVYAEMSSINPVVLLPGALATGSEELAAGLAGSLTLGSGQFCTNPGLVLLPRDAARFTEALAASLAESAGQTMLSAGICRAYSEGLQRLETSGAERVAAGRPGPGENAPAPALFRTTAAHLRATPDLQDEVFGAAGLLVTYDDQKDLEGTLEVLQGQLTISVHATEADHDTVRTVLPVLERKAGRLIVNGWPTGVEVNHAMVHGGPFPATSDSRTTSVGTLAIQRFQRPVSYQGFPPDLLPPPVHPDNAWTLPRRLNGTPAPGKP; this is encoded by the coding sequence ATGACCATCTTCGGAGCATCGATCATCGCCGGCCGGCAGTTCCGCGGCGGCCACGGATCGGTCCGCGCCGTCGACCCGGCCACCGGTGAGCAGCTGGAGCCGGAGTTCTGCTTCGCGGGCCCGGAGGAGATCGAGCAGGCGACGGCCGCGGCGACCGAGGCCTTCGACGCCTACCGCGCCACGACACCGGAGGAGCGAGCGCGCTTCCTGGAGCGGATCGCCGACAACCTGGTCGAGATCAAGGACGAGATCGTGGCACGGTCGCACCGCGAGTCGGGGCTGCCGGTCGGTCGTCTGACCGGCGAGCACGACCGCACCACCAACCAGCTGCGGCTGTTCGCCCGCGAACTGCGGCTCGGCGCGCACCTGGAGGTGCGCATCGACGAGGCGCAGCCGCAGCGGCAGCCGGCGCCCGCGCCGGACCTGCGGCAGCGCCAGATCCCACTGGGCCCGGTGCTGGTGTTCGGGGCCAGCAACTTCCCGCTGGCGTTCTCCACCGCCGGCGGGGACACGGCGTCCGCGCTCGCCGCGGGTTGCCCGGTGATCGTCAAGGGGCACAACTCGCACGCAGGCACAGCCGAGCTCGCCGGGCAGGCCATCGCGCGCGCCGTCTCGGACCAGGGTCTGCCGCCCGGGGTGTTCTCTCTTCTCTTCGGCCCCGGGACGACGATCGGCCAGCAGCTCGCCGCGCACCCGGCCGTCGCGGCGATCGCGTTCACCGGATCGCGGGCCGGCGGCACCGCCCTGATGCGTACCGCGGCGGACCGGGCGGTGCCGATTCCGGTCTACGCGGAGATGTCCAGCATCAACCCCGTCGTGCTGCTGCCCGGTGCACTGGCGACCGGCTCCGAGGAGCTCGCCGCAGGCCTCGCCGGTTCGTTGACCCTCGGTTCCGGCCAGTTCTGCACCAACCCCGGCCTGGTGCTGCTGCCGCGGGACGCGGCGCGGTTCACCGAGGCGCTCGCCGCGTCGCTGGCGGAGTCCGCGGGGCAGACCATGCTCTCGGCCGGCATCTGCCGCGCCTACAGCGAGGGCCTGCAGCGACTGGAGACGTCCGGCGCCGAACGGGTGGCCGCCGGGCGTCCCGGCCCCGGCGAGAACGCCCCTGCACCGGCGCTCTTCCGGACGACCGCGGCGCACCTGCGGGCCACGCCCGATCTGCAGGACGAGGTGTTCGGCGCGGCAGGCCTTTTGGTCACCTACGACGACCAGAAGGACCTGGAGGGCACGCTCGAAGTGCTGCAGGGCCAGCTGACCATCTCGGTGCACGCCACCGAGGCCGACCACGACACGGTGCGCACCGTCCTCCCAGTGCTTGAGCGGAAAGCCGGCCGGCTGATCGTCAACGGCTGGCCCACCGGCGTCGAGGTGAACCACGCGATGGTGCACGGAGGCCCGTTCCCGGCCACCTCGGACAGCCGGACGACGTCGGTCGGCACGCTGGCGATCCAGCGATTCCAGCGGCCGGTCAGCTACCAGGGGTTTCCTCCCGACCTGCTCCCGCCGCCGGTGCACCCGGATAACGCCTGGACGCTGCCGCGCCGGTTGAACGGCACGCCGGCGCCAGGCAAGCCGTGA